One window of Lawsonibacter asaccharolyticus genomic DNA carries:
- a CDS encoding 3-phosphoshikimate 1-carboxyvinyltransferase, translating to MFYLVNPTSRLNGVVDVPGSKSQTARGLVLGTIAKGTSHILHPMLNLDNYDIAECCRRLGAQVDTSNDEEWVVTSPGLEGLHIPGAVLDVGNSGTGFYFITTLAAMLSGKSIITGDYQICYRPISPLLNALREMGGKAVSTRDNELAPLLIEGPVEGGHTVHLNGKNVQWGIGLMVCCPALKDTTTIVYDTTLGERPYANLTMDWMKAAGVYLENHNYEKFVIPGNQSYHPFTKRTSRDWCSASYPMVATAIMKEKCSIKLPDMDINDFMGERHYVDWINEMGGHVEVLDGGKEGIIVEGGHDLHGIEIDCGDTPDAVPALAVLGCYAQGKMKLYNIAASRMKETDRSKTIAQELRKMGAHIDEEEDSLTIYHSPLHGATIDGHNDHRIVMATTCAALGAEGPSFIDSVDHVGVSFPRFYEEMKGIGADIIRLAEK from the coding sequence ATGTTTTATCTGGTAAATCCCACTTCCCGGCTCAACGGCGTCGTAGACGTACCCGGCTCGAAAAGTCAGACCGCTCGCGGACTTGTCCTGGGCACCATCGCAAAGGGCACCAGCCATATCCTCCACCCCATGCTGAACCTCGACAACTACGATATTGCCGAGTGCTGCCGCCGTCTGGGCGCCCAAGTGGACACCTCCAATGACGAGGAGTGGGTCGTCACCAGCCCTGGTCTGGAAGGGCTACATATCCCCGGCGCGGTGCTGGATGTGGGCAACTCGGGCACCGGGTTCTATTTCATTACCACCCTGGCAGCCATGCTCAGCGGCAAAAGCATCATCACTGGCGATTACCAGATCTGCTACCGGCCCATCTCCCCTCTGCTCAACGCACTCCGGGAGATGGGCGGCAAAGCGGTGTCCACCCGGGACAACGAATTGGCTCCACTGCTGATTGAGGGGCCTGTGGAGGGAGGCCATACGGTCCACCTCAACGGAAAGAACGTCCAGTGGGGCATTGGCCTGATGGTCTGCTGCCCGGCATTAAAGGATACGACCACCATTGTTTATGACACCACTCTGGGTGAGCGGCCCTATGCCAACCTGACCATGGACTGGATGAAAGCCGCCGGCGTCTATCTGGAGAACCACAACTACGAGAAGTTCGTCATCCCCGGCAACCAGTCCTACCATCCCTTCACCAAGCGCACCTCCCGCGACTGGTGCTCCGCCAGCTATCCTATGGTGGCCACCGCGATCATGAAAGAAAAGTGCAGCATCAAGTTGCCAGATATGGACATCAACGACTTCATGGGCGAGCGCCACTATGTGGACTGGATCAACGAAATGGGCGGTCATGTGGAAGTGTTGGACGGCGGCAAAGAAGGCATCATTGTGGAGGGCGGCCATGACCTTCACGGCATTGAAATCGACTGCGGCGACACCCCCGATGCCGTACCCGCCCTGGCGGTTCTGGGGTGCTATGCCCAGGGCAAAATGAAACTCTATAACATTGCCGCCAGCCGCATGAAGGAGACTGACCGCTCCAAGACCATCGCTCAGGAACTGCGGAAGATGGGCGCACATATCGACGAGGAGGAGGACAGCCTGACGATTTATCACTCCCCTCTCCACGGCGCCACTATTGATGGGCACAACGACCATCGTATCGTTATGGCCACCACTTGCGCTGCCCTGGGAGCCGAGGGCCCCAGCTTCATCGATTCAGTTGACCACGTTGGGGTATCCTTCCCCCGTTTCTACGAAGAGATGAAAGGTATCGGCGCTGACATAATTCGTCTAGCCGAAAAATAA